A window of the Hordeum vulgare subsp. vulgare chromosome 5H, MorexV3_pseudomolecules_assembly, whole genome shotgun sequence genome harbors these coding sequences:
- the LOC123398481 gene encoding uncharacterized protein LOC123398481: protein MGLCVSYDAAADGAVTARVVLPSGELREYSPPATAALALEEVGQKGWFLCDADRMGFEGSVVAVAAGELLQPGQIYFVLPAEMLRRCLTRDEVASLAVKASAALVKAATASSAGGRRRRGSVAPLVFAPSEEDYSDETLATFAVKPAAPQKRRVAYRGGRSPPRFSPDLTAILESE, encoded by the coding sequence ATGGGCCTGTGTGTGTCTTACGACGCGGCGGCCGACGGCGCGGTGACCGCGAGGGTGGTGCTCCCCAGCGGCGAGCTCCGGGAGTACTCGCCGCCCGCGACGGCAGCGCTGGCCCTGGAGGAGGTCGGCCAGAAGGGATGGTTCCTCTGCGACGCCGACAGGATGGGGTTTGAGGGCTCCGTCGTGGCGGTGGCCGCCGGGGAGCTGCTCCAGCCGGGGCAGATCTACTTCGTGCTCCCCGCAGAGATGCTCCGCCGCTGCCTCACCCGCGATGAGGTGGCCTCGCTCGCCGTCAAGGCCAGCGCCGCCCTCGTCAAGGCCGCCACCGCCTCGTCTGCCGGCGGCCGGCGCCGGCGAGGCTCCGTGGCGCCGCTCGTGTTCGCGCCGTCCGAGGAGGACTACTCGGACGAAACCCTGGCGACGTTCGCGGTGAAGCCGGCGGCGCCGCAGAAGCGGAGGGTGGCTTACCGAGGCGGGAGGTCGCCGCCGAGGTTCTCGCCTGACTTAACCGCCATCCTGGAGAGCGAGTAG